Proteins found in one Drosophila busckii strain San Diego stock center, stock number 13000-0081.31 chromosome 2R, ASM1175060v1, whole genome shotgun sequence genomic segment:
- the LOC108595155 gene encoding endoplasmic reticulum junction formation protein lunapark-A, with protein MGFVLSKFRKEKSTTAVLEGLQLQIKQIETYMVNTQESKRRFVANFVGFTIGVYIIGFALWYFFYFPPTMQERIMYLVPLLLFPILIVFLRQMFTWYFQRKLNKLDSKLAQLKAKKSSILEQVMEKETYKVAVSLLERFGDKQQQQQSRQLASSAQLSTTARSMQSTTSLNRSTSSSLQMQLPRTPQAAQLQQQRSVTPYSSVYRNMNNNLNRSLVTPNLATPAVRAGQELRRRTPFPVVDEASRSALDRIVDFIVGDSPQNRLGMICKKCHRHNGMLPLEEYEYTTFYCAFCETLNPARKERPIAPRLALETESLGTPRAVRNDSSASSSSSDDDEDETALKPSMEPNEDLPTTETTAAAGDAADAAADAELDAAAAVTTKDSETEPVAAADENEIK; from the exons ATGGGTTTCGTACTGTCGAAATTTCGA AAAGAAAAATCTACAACTGCCGTTTTGGAGGGCctgcaattgcaaatcaaacaaatcgAAACGTATATGGTGAATACGCAGGAGAGTAAGCGACGATTTGTTGCCAACTTTGTAGGCTTCACCATTGGCGTCTACATCATTGGCTTTGCACTATGGTACTTTTTCTACTTCCCGCCAACGATGCAAGAGCGCATAATGTATCTagtgccattgttgttgtttccaATACT CATTGTATTCTTGCGTCAAATGTTTACGTGGTATTTCCAGCGTAAGCTTAATAAGCTTGATAGCAAGCTGGCGCAGCTGAAAGCCAAAAAGAGCAGCATATTGGAGCAGGTCATGGAGAAGGAAACATACAAG GTGGCTGTAAGTCTGCTCGAGCGCTTTGgcgacaagcagcaacaacaacaaagccgCCAGCTGGCCTCAAGCGCCCAGTTGTCTACAACAGCACGCAGCATGCAAAGCACTACATCGCTAAATCGTTCCACCAGCTCGtcactgcaaatgcaattgccgcGCACACcgcaggcagcgcagctgcagcagcagcgctcggTAACTCCCTACAGCAGCGTCTATCGCAATATGAACAACAATCTGAATCGCAGTCTGGTGACGCCCAATTTAGCGACGCCGGCTGTGCGTGCCGGGCAGGAGCTGCGCAGGCGCACGCCATTTCCAGTGGTGGATGAGGCTTCACGCAGCGCCTTGGATCGCATTGTGGACTTTATAGTGGGCGATAGTCCACAAAATCGCCTGGGCATGATATGCAAGAAATGTCATAGGCATAATG GCATGCTGCCGCTGGAGGAGTATGAATACACAACATTCTACTGCGCCTTCTGTGAGACGCTTAATCCAGCGCGCAAAGAGCGTCCTATAGCGCCACGTCTAGCGCTAGAAACAGAATCTCTAGGCACACCACGTGCTGTGCGTAACGATAGCTCTGCCAGCAGTTCCTCCTCCGACGATGATGAAGATGAAACAG CCTTGAAGCCTTCAATGGAGCCAAATGAAGACTTGCCAACGACTGAAacgactgcagctgctggagatgcagcagacgcagctgcAGATGCTGAACttgatgcagctgcagctgtcacAACGAAAGATTCCGAGACTGAGCCTGTCGCAGCCGCggatgaaaatgaaattaaataa
- the LOC108595384 gene encoding cuticle protein 1: MFFKLFFVSCLALALAKPQHQQAAQFPAGVNPQDCPNFPICDNARLHNPHSQWQQPQPQWQPQPQWQQPQPQWQPQPQWQQPQQQWQPQPSWNAPAPAPAVADKYPAGVNPQTCPNYPYCDVNAGHAAAPVAAPPLPGWTERLYPAGVSPHQCPNFPYCN; this comes from the exons atgttCTTCAAACTG TTCTTCGTCTCCTGCCTCGCCTTGGCGCTGGCCAAGCCACAGCATCAGCAAGCTGCGCAGTTTCCAGCTGGTGTCAATCCACAGGACTGCCCCAACTTTCCCATCTGTGATAATGCGCGCCTGCACAATCCACACTCGCAGTGgcagcagcctcagcctcagtggcagccacagcctcaatggcagcagcctcagcctcaaTGGCAGCCACAACCTCAAtggcaacagccacagcagcaatggcagccaCAGCCCAGCTGGAATGCACCCGCACCTGCGCCCGCTGTCGCCGACAAATATCCAGCTGGCGTCAATCCTCAGACCTGCCCCAACTATCCCTACTGCGATGTGAATGCTggacatgctgctgctcccgttGCTGCGCCACCATTGCCCGGCTGGACAGAGCGTCTCTATCCCGCTGGCGTCTCCCCACACCAGTGCCCCAACTTCCCCTACTGCAACTAA
- the LOC108595784 gene encoding histidine-rich glycoprotein: MYAAKVFIFVALFALAYCAPSPGFFKHEHHTIHVPYKVHTVHHHHVQKIAVPVPVVKHVPVYKEVHVPVHHVHHEEIVPIVHDHHDFHHDYHSHGHSHGWL; encoded by the exons ATGTATGCAGCTAAAGTTTTT ATCTTTGTGGCGCTCTTTGCTCTGGCATATTGTGCACCCAGTCCAGGTTTTTTCAAACA CGAGCATCATACCATACACGTGCCCTACAAAGTGCACACagtgcatcatcatcatgtcCAGAAGATTGCAGTGCCCGTGCCCGTAGTCAAACATGTGCCTGTCTATAAGGAAGTCCACGTGCCCGTGCATCATGTGCACCATGAGGAGATTGTGCCCATCGTGCATGATCATCATGACTTCCATCATGATTACCACTCCCACGGCCACTCACATGGCTGGCTGTAA